The genomic DNA AAAGGGAAAGCAACTGATCCCCCAATATGTAATTGCCAAATTCAAAAGAAACAAGCATACCAAGAAGAGATAAAAGCAGTGAAAGTGATCCCCAACCTACTTTTTTTTCGTTTTTCTTTAGAAAATTGAATATAACTAGTAAAATCGCAATGGCTTGTATGCTGTATGTCAATATTGATGAAAATGAATGCTCCATGAAGGACCTCCTTGAAATTATTTGTCTATGTAATATATGAAGTAAAGTCTACAAACAATACTAGTGGCCCTTAAAGATGTGTTAGGAGCCACCAGTAAAAACTAATTTATTGTTACATAATGAGAGCCAGTTACACTTTCACTGTATACTGTCCCAGCACCTTGAAAGAAAATAACTAAACTATATCTTCCAGAGCCCTTTGTTAGCCACTTTTAAGTTGCTCATTTACAGATTCAACAACTTAAGAGTAGTTATCAAAGACCTTTTCGGTAACCACTTCTTTCATTACTTAACACAACCGTAACATATATAAGGAATCATTTGTATAATTATTTTGAATAAAATGTAAAATCATACTAAGGTACCATACTACCATATTTATCCTTTCGTTTATAAAATTACTCTCATTCAAAGCATATATTTCTATCTTTATGAAAATAAGGATCATATGTCTTGGAGGGGTGTATACAATGAATGATGCGATAATGAAAAGAGATTTAGATAGCTTAGGGAGAGTTGTAATCCCAGTGGAAATAAGAAATCGATTGGGTATCAACAAGAACACAGAAATGGAGTTTTTCATAACTGAAAGCGCTATTGTTATGCGTAGATTAGAAAGTGAATCATGTCTCCTATGCGGAGGAAACAAACAACTCATTTGCTTCAAAAAATCTTATGTATGTATCTACTGTGCAAATGGCCTCAAAGGGTAACCCAATCGCTGAAAGTCAGCTACTTTCTACATCAGGAGATATTCAAAATTTAACCGATGCACAAATGGTTAAGCTCCTGCTAAGCCTCATGAAACAATATCCTGGTGCTTCCATGAAAACCTACGCGCAGCTATTAAAGATCTCACCAACTTATGTCTCTTTCCTTAAAAGTAAGACGATTGAAATAGATCTCCTTAAGTAAGACTAAGTGTTAAAATAACTGCATGAGCGGCCTAATCACAAGTTTCCCGCCCAATCGGTTATATTTAAGCAATCGGATTTTTTTCTCTTACATAAAAATGGCGGTTATATTGATTTATGAGTTCGTCCAGGATCATAGATTGTTTTAGTACACTGGCGTGAGCGAATCCGTATTTTGCTTGCAAATCATAGAGTTTTTGCCGATCTTCCTCCAACCGTTGACGCAAAATGTCGTCTCTTATCATAATATATCCCTCCTTTTCATATTTTCAGTTTAGGGAAGTATGTATGAACTTACAATAAATAATAGTTTGGTATATTTTTTTGTTTAAATCAAAAAAAGACCTGCTCCTATAAGCAGGTCTCGAAATCAAATATTTATTTAATACTAAAGATTCTTCACATGCCCCCATGGTTTCCTGTCGGCTCATAATTATTCCCATTACCTTGGTATGGGAAGGGGGGAATCACTATCGTCAATAATAGAAAGCTAGTCACCAATAAGATCAAAGCCATTTTACTCTTCATGTACATCCACCTGCACCTCACTAATCAGATTTCGGTAGGCTGCTTGTGTCTCAGATGATGCATTCTCTCTAAAAGACTCAAACAGTTTCACACATTCAAGTATATATGACTTATTATTAATTGCAGTAGATTTTTCCAAACAGCTTAACAAAAATCTAAAACCTTTTGAAAACACATTCTTATGCAAATAGTAAACAGCTAACTGTTTCGTGAAATGAGTTAAGCGTTCTGTGATAAATTGTTGATTGTAAACGCCACCACTTTCTTGCTCCTCCAGAAGTGATAATATCTCTGGTTCAAACTGCATAAGTATATCATCTACATTTATAGTGTATTGGTTAGCTGCATCAATGATGTTATCTAATCCGGGAAGTATCTCTTCTTTTTTCGAAGAGAAATAAGCAATGTAATCAGGAATTACGCTTACTTCGCCGGACATCAGCTTATTGACATAAATATTAGCTTTTG from Paenibacillus sp. FSL R10-2782 includes the following:
- a CDS encoding aspartyl-phosphate phosphatase Spo0E family protein: MIRDDILRQRLEEDRQKLYDLQAKYGFAHASVLKQSMILDELINQYNRHFYVREKNPIA